One Micromonospora sp. WMMD1120 genomic region harbors:
- a CDS encoding LLM class flavin-dependent oxidoreductase — translation MSDYGHDLIFGSFITPGGADPGRTVGLAVLAEQVGLDLVTFQDHPYQPAHLDTWTLLSFVAARTNRVHVAANVTNLPLRPPAVLARSVASLDLLSGGRVSLGLGAGAFWDAIEAMGGRRLTPAEGVRALEEGIEVIRQVWDTGTRGGVRVDGEFYRVRGAKRGPAPAHPVPIWVGAYKPRMLQLTGRRGDGWLPTLGYLEPGALAKGNAIIDDAARQAGRSPADVRRLLNIAGQFSAAGGGSLHGPAAQWARELADLALTEGVSAFILASDDPDDLRRFAGEVAPAVRELVAAERDGATAVPPEPVSPPEPVVAAPARSRRATVASGPFTVTPTPDDGVRRSDQAAWDESTRPTGPTPDPERTYTAHEQATAAHLVDVHDGLRAELAQIHDLIEQVATGEIDAGAARSHINTMTMRQNRWTLGVYCESYCRIVTTHHTLEDQSLFPWLRARDPRLRPVVDRLEHEHHVIHDVLEGVDRALVAYVGSTDGLAELRAAVDLLSDALLSHLSYEERELVEPLARLGFG, via the coding sequence ATGAGCGACTACGGCCACGACCTGATCTTCGGGTCCTTCATCACGCCCGGCGGCGCTGACCCGGGCCGCACCGTCGGCCTCGCCGTTCTGGCCGAGCAGGTCGGCCTGGACCTGGTCACCTTCCAGGACCACCCCTACCAGCCGGCCCACCTCGACACCTGGACGCTGTTGAGCTTCGTCGCGGCCCGCACCAACCGCGTGCACGTGGCGGCGAACGTGACGAACCTGCCGCTGCGTCCGCCCGCGGTGCTGGCCCGCAGCGTGGCCAGCCTGGACCTGCTCAGCGGCGGGCGGGTCAGCCTCGGTCTCGGCGCGGGCGCCTTCTGGGACGCCATCGAGGCGATGGGTGGGCGGCGGCTGACCCCCGCCGAGGGGGTGCGCGCGCTGGAGGAGGGCATCGAGGTCATCCGCCAGGTGTGGGACACCGGGACACGCGGCGGCGTACGGGTCGACGGCGAGTTCTACCGGGTGCGGGGCGCCAAGCGGGGGCCGGCTCCGGCGCACCCGGTGCCGATCTGGGTGGGCGCCTACAAACCCCGGATGCTCCAGCTCACCGGTCGCCGGGGCGACGGCTGGTTGCCCACGCTGGGCTACCTCGAGCCCGGCGCGCTGGCAAAGGGCAACGCGATCATCGACGACGCCGCGCGGCAGGCCGGCCGGTCCCCGGCGGACGTGCGTCGGCTGCTCAACATCGCCGGGCAGTTCTCCGCCGCCGGCGGCGGTTCGTTGCACGGGCCCGCCGCGCAGTGGGCGCGGGAGCTGGCCGACTTGGCGCTGACCGAGGGCGTGAGCGCCTTCATCCTGGCCAGTGACGACCCCGACGACCTGCGCCGGTTCGCCGGCGAGGTGGCCCCCGCCGTCCGCGAGCTGGTGGCCGCCGAGCGCGACGGTGCTACGGCGGTGCCGCCGGAGCCGGTGTCGCCGCCGGAGCCGGTCGTCGCCGCGCCGGCCCGGTCCCGCCGCGCGACGGTGGCCAGCGGCCCCTTCACCGTGACGCCGACCCCGGACGACGGCGTACGCCGTAGTGACCAGGCGGCCTGGGACGAGTCGACCCGGCCCACCGGGCCGACGCCCGACCCGGAGCGCACCTACACCGCGCACGAGCAGGCCACCGCCGCGCACCTGGTGGATGTCCACGACGGGCTGCGTGCCGAGCTGGCCCAGATCCACGACCTGATCGAGCAGGTGGCGACCGGTGAGATCGACGCCGGGGCGGCCCGGTCCCACATCAACACCATGACCATGCGGCAGAACCGCTGGACGCTCGGCGTCTACTGCGAGTCGTACTGCCGGATCGTCACCACCCACCACACCCTTGAGGACCAGTCCCTCTTCCCCTGGCTGCGCGCGCGTGACCCGAGGCTGAGGCCGGTCGTCGACCGGTTGGAGCACGAGCACCACGTCATCCACGACGTGCTGGAGGGAGTCGACCGGGCACTGGTCGCGTACGTGGGGTCGACGGACGGCCTCGCCGAGCTGCGCGCCGCCGTGGACCTGCTCAGCGATGCCCTGCTGTCGCACCTCAGCTACGAGGAGCGGGAGCTGGTCGAGCCCCTGGCCCGGCTGGGCTTCGGCTGA
- a CDS encoding phosphoesterase gives MRDKHTEETEHAQLSRRKLVKYAGVGATLAAASPLVGAGAAFADEDRRPGDEKSAGRGAAARNRVWRAGDHHIHSEYSGEFDTTKSSIVFHKGADAVYPIVTNAIMAKNFGLTWAMCTDHGGPTHSKVNIEQAYPDLLRSRKLVPEVLQFWGMEFDAPSLDHHTLMIPRHDDEAKQLFELESRFAKYDAFPTDPARDTEAKMVEFLKVARGMPHKPLVIAHHASRSAPGLGVYGQDTPREFRNGNDAAPDVYIGFEGAPGHQAGPLNGGRRGGYGNHPTYGGFDQMTARVGGLWDSLLGEGRRWWITATSDSHVHWTRGGSDFWPGEYSKTYVHARQDYGDIMDGLRNGRIWVTTGDLIRSLDITAKSQGRTAEVGETVTLSRRDRTDVEIEIVFRPLGGVNANGDRPEVRRVDLIVGQITGPSANRDADTNPTTAVVARFGPRDWRRQGDSYVIRHTLRDVAADTYARVRGTSTDEAEPLADGLESPWDDLWFYSNPVFVHVR, from the coding sequence GTGAGAGACAAGCACACCGAAGAGACCGAGCACGCACAGTTGTCGCGACGCAAGCTCGTCAAGTACGCGGGCGTCGGCGCCACGCTGGCCGCGGCCAGCCCTCTGGTCGGCGCCGGCGCCGCGTTCGCCGACGAGGACCGCCGGCCCGGCGACGAGAAGAGCGCAGGCCGGGGCGCGGCGGCCAGGAACCGGGTGTGGCGTGCGGGTGACCACCACATCCACTCCGAGTACAGCGGGGAGTTCGACACCACGAAGTCCTCGATCGTCTTCCACAAGGGCGCGGACGCGGTCTACCCGATCGTCACCAACGCCATCATGGCGAAGAACTTCGGCCTGACCTGGGCGATGTGCACCGATCACGGTGGACCGACGCACTCGAAGGTCAACATCGAGCAGGCGTACCCCGACCTGCTGCGCTCCCGCAAACTGGTCCCCGAGGTGCTCCAGTTCTGGGGCATGGAGTTCGACGCCCCGTCGCTGGACCACCACACGCTGATGATCCCGCGCCACGACGACGAGGCGAAGCAGCTCTTCGAGTTGGAGAGCCGGTTCGCCAAGTACGACGCGTTCCCCACCGACCCGGCCCGTGACACGGAGGCCAAGATGGTGGAGTTTCTCAAGGTCGCGCGGGGCATGCCGCACAAGCCGTTGGTGATCGCCCACCACGCGTCGCGGTCCGCGCCCGGTCTCGGTGTCTACGGTCAGGACACCCCGCGCGAGTTCCGCAACGGCAACGACGCGGCGCCGGACGTCTACATCGGCTTCGAGGGCGCGCCCGGTCACCAGGCCGGCCCGCTCAACGGCGGCCGGCGCGGCGGTTACGGCAACCACCCCACCTACGGCGGCTTCGACCAGATGACCGCCCGGGTCGGTGGCCTGTGGGATTCGCTGCTCGGCGAGGGCCGGCGCTGGTGGATCACGGCGACCTCCGACTCGCACGTGCACTGGACCCGTGGTGGGTCCGACTTCTGGCCGGGCGAGTACAGCAAGACGTACGTGCACGCGCGCCAGGACTACGGCGACATCATGGACGGTCTGCGCAACGGCCGGATCTGGGTGACCACCGGCGACCTGATCCGCAGCCTGGACATTACCGCGAAGTCCCAGGGCCGGACCGCCGAGGTGGGCGAGACCGTCACGCTCAGCCGGCGTGACCGCACCGACGTCGAGATCGAGATCGTCTTCCGCCCGTTGGGTGGCGTCAACGCGAACGGCGACCGTCCCGAGGTCCGCCGGGTCGACCTGATCGTCGGCCAGATCACCGGCCCGAGCGCCAACCGGGACGCCGACACGAACCCCACCACCGCCGTGGTGGCCCGGTTCGGCCCACGGGACTGGCGTCGGCAGGGCGACAGCTACGTCATCCGGCACACGCTGCGCGACGTCGCCGCCGACACGTACGCGCGGGTGCGCGGCACCAGCACCGACGAGGCCGAGCCGCTCGCCGACGGGCTGGAGAGCCCGTGGGACGACCTCTGGTTCTACTCGAACCCGGTGTTCGTGCACGTACGCTGA
- a CDS encoding VOC family protein has translation MHRSRVYALLIDAPEADAARAAEFWSAALGVDTRSHPAEPQFVGLHEALPGLVTAVQAVDDAPRYHLDIETDDVAAETARLVGLGATEVSRWLECRVLRAPGGHLLCVLPVESPPEVFAAGSRTWP, from the coding sequence ATGCACCGAAGCCGCGTGTACGCGTTACTGATCGACGCTCCCGAGGCGGACGCCGCCCGCGCCGCGGAGTTCTGGTCGGCGGCGTTGGGCGTCGACACCCGGTCCCACCCCGCCGAGCCGCAGTTCGTCGGGCTGCACGAGGCGCTGCCCGGGTTGGTCACGGCCGTGCAGGCGGTCGACGACGCGCCGCGTTACCACCTCGACATCGAGACCGATGACGTGGCGGCCGAGACCGCCCGTCTGGTCGGCCTGGGCGCGACCGAGGTGTCGCGGTGGTTGGAGTGCCGGGTCCTGCGGGCGCCCGGCGGGCACCTGCTGTGTGTGCTGCCGGTGGAGAGTCCGCCGGAGGTCTTCGCGGCGGGGTCGCGCACCTGGCCCTGA
- a CDS encoding MarR family winged helix-turn-helix transcriptional regulator translates to MTHAPDQPDRPDPRDDDLGWMLGVVFRGYVRAAEHVLTDFPGGPRGYHLLTAASSGPPRNQGALAEELGIDRTVLTYLIDDLEGPGFVVRRADPADRRNRLVDVTAAGRAAWEQRRSTLRQVEAHLLGALTSTESATLRGLLQRVACSIQAADPLRDLCSVVTQVRPEPPGGAGRDAPSRTRRRS, encoded by the coding sequence ATGACGCACGCCCCCGACCAGCCGGATCGACCCGATCCGCGCGACGACGACCTGGGCTGGATGCTCGGCGTCGTCTTCCGTGGCTACGTCCGGGCGGCGGAGCACGTGCTCACCGACTTTCCCGGTGGCCCCCGGGGCTATCACCTGCTCACGGCGGCGAGCAGCGGGCCGCCCCGCAACCAGGGCGCGCTCGCCGAGGAGTTGGGCATCGACCGCACGGTGCTCACGTACCTGATCGACGACCTGGAGGGGCCCGGCTTCGTCGTGCGCCGGGCGGACCCGGCGGACCGGCGCAACCGGTTGGTCGACGTCACCGCCGCCGGCCGCGCCGCCTGGGAGCAGCGTCGGTCGACGCTGCGGCAGGTCGAGGCCCACCTGCTGGGCGCCCTCACGTCGACCGAGTCGGCGACGCTGCGGGGGCTGCTCCAGCGGGTCGCCTGCTCGATCCAGGCGGCCGACCCGCTGCGGGACCTCTGCTCGGTGGTGACCCAGGTGCGACCGGAGCCACCCGGCGGGGCCGGCCGCGACGCCCCGTCCCGCACCCGACGCCGCAGCTGA
- a CDS encoding flavin reductase — MSRQRHSPVRPFWFCACCVRPWPCADAKAELVADYSEEPKLLGVDMADCLTEAGRDLAELYWTAPDPVEMYGRFLGWIKEALAVSRHRREGHFNWF, encoded by the coding sequence GTGAGCCGCCAGCGGCACAGCCCGGTTCGACCGTTCTGGTTCTGCGCCTGCTGCGTCCGCCCCTGGCCGTGCGCCGACGCCAAAGCCGAACTTGTCGCTGACTACTCGGAAGAGCCGAAGCTCCTCGGTGTCGATATGGCCGACTGCCTGACCGAGGCTGGCCGCGACCTTGCCGAGCTTTACTGGACCGCGCCCGACCCGGTCGAGATGTACGGGCGTTTCCTGGGCTGGATAAAAGAGGCCCTCGCCGTCAGCCGGCACCGCAGGGAGGGTCATTTCAACTGGTTTTGA
- a CDS encoding alpha/beta hydrolase: protein MAEFVLVPGAWLGAWAWDEVVPPLRAAGHGTRPLTLSGLAERRGQTAGQQTHVRDIVDEIEGHDLRDVVLVGHSYSGIPVGQAAERIGDRLRRVVFVDAEVPVDGGSFASGWWQGQAAFDAVLAGNDDYWPPLTPADLEGQGLTDEQVTRLVDGSTPHPGATLTEPAVLTRPLGGLPATYVKCLLDGPEPNDTVAGLLTSDHWRLVTMDTGHWPMLSQPAELARILLAEAA, encoded by the coding sequence ATGGCTGAATTCGTATTGGTGCCGGGTGCGTGGCTGGGAGCGTGGGCCTGGGACGAGGTGGTGCCGCCGCTGCGCGCGGCCGGCCACGGCACCCGTCCCCTCACCCTCTCCGGTCTCGCCGAGAGGCGGGGCCAGACCGCCGGGCAGCAGACCCACGTGCGGGACATCGTCGACGAGATCGAGGGCCACGACCTGCGCGACGTGGTGCTGGTCGGGCACAGCTACTCGGGCATTCCGGTGGGTCAGGCCGCCGAACGGATCGGTGACCGGCTGCGCCGAGTGGTCTTCGTGGACGCGGAGGTGCCCGTCGACGGCGGGTCGTTCGCGTCGGGCTGGTGGCAGGGCCAGGCGGCGTTCGACGCGGTGCTCGCCGGCAACGACGACTACTGGCCGCCGCTGACGCCGGCCGACCTGGAGGGCCAGGGCCTGACCGACGAGCAGGTCACCCGCCTGGTGGACGGGTCCACCCCGCATCCGGGCGCGACGTTGACCGAGCCGGCCGTGCTGACCCGACCGCTGGGCGGGCTCCCGGCGACGTACGTCAAGTGTCTGCTCGACGGGCCGGAGCCCAACGACACGGTGGCCGGCCTGCTGACCAGTGACCACTGGCGGCTGGTCACGATGGACACCGGCCACTGGCCGATGCTGTCCCAGCCCGCCGAACTGGCGCGCATCCTGCTGGCCGAGGCCGCCTGA
- a CDS encoding helix-turn-helix domain-containing protein, whose product MSLTNPYGDFEITEPQALRALAHPVRLAILDRLQRHGPATATGLSAHVGATPSVVSWHLRHLATFGLVVDAEGTTSKRERWWRAAARGFRFTLPDDAEGQAAGRQLRAEMFARAAETPQQWLLHDEPRLDPLWRGLAGVADTSFVATAEETRRLEAAIEELIAPYVRRKDDDTAPADARVVRMLRYLLPGSDDDPATS is encoded by the coding sequence ATGTCTCTCACGAATCCGTACGGGGATTTCGAGATCACCGAGCCGCAGGCGCTGCGGGCGCTGGCCCACCCGGTCCGGCTGGCCATCCTCGACCGCCTCCAGCGGCACGGCCCGGCGACCGCGACCGGGCTCTCCGCACACGTCGGCGCGACTCCGTCGGTGGTCAGTTGGCACCTGCGGCACCTCGCCACGTTCGGCCTTGTCGTCGACGCCGAGGGCACCACCAGCAAGCGCGAACGCTGGTGGCGGGCCGCCGCGCGGGGCTTCCGCTTCACGCTGCCCGACGACGCCGAAGGGCAGGCCGCCGGCCGCCAACTGCGCGCCGAGATGTTCGCCCGAGCAGCCGAGACGCCGCAGCAGTGGCTGCTGCACGACGAGCCGCGCCTCGACCCGCTGTGGCGCGGGCTGGCCGGGGTCGCCGACACCAGTTTCGTGGCCACCGCCGAGGAGACCCGGCGGTTGGAGGCGGCGATCGAGGAGCTGATCGCCCCGTACGTGCGGCGCAAGGACGACGACACCGCACCGGCCGACGCCCGGGTCGTCCGGATGCTGCGCTACCTCCTGCCCGGGTCCGACGACGATCCGGCCACGTCGTGA
- a CDS encoding acyl-CoA dehydrogenase, whose product MPSTLLSRRDLDFLLHEWLRVSDLVGRPRYAEHSRETFDDALDLAEQVATERFAPHNRAADLAEPTFDGERVRLIPQVRAALDSFAETGLLAAGMDAAVGGLQLPHAVTAACFTWFQAANVATSAYPFLTLGNANLLLAHGSAEQVDTYVRPMLEGRFFGTMCLSEPHAGSSLADITTRAQEQPDGSYRLFGTKMWISGGDHELAENIVHLVLARIPGGPPGVKGISLFIVPKVLVGADGSLGDRNDVVLAGLNHKMGFRGTTNTLLSFGDGRHTPGGRAGAVGHLVGAPHQGLAQMFHMMNEARIAVGAGATALGYTGYLKSLAYARERPQGRPVDAKDPSAAQVPIIEHPDVRRMLLAQKSYVEGALALVLYCARLVDEEKTAEAEADRERAHLLLDVLTPIAKSWPSQWCLAANDLAIQVLGGAGYTRDHDVEQHYRDNRLNPIHEGTHGIQALDLLGRKVTMRGGAGLAVLTETIGDTVERARRAGGEPADLADRLAGAVERIVSVTRRLWADGDPVLALANASAYLEAVGHVVIAWMWLEQVLALPAEGGDAFHAGKRQAARYFFTVELPRTGPQFDLLDSRDRTTLDMRPDWF is encoded by the coding sequence GTGCCGTCCACCCTGCTCTCCCGTCGCGACCTCGACTTCCTGCTGCACGAGTGGCTGCGGGTGTCCGATCTCGTCGGGCGCCCCCGCTACGCCGAGCACTCCCGGGAGACCTTCGACGACGCGCTGGACCTCGCCGAGCAGGTGGCCACCGAGCGGTTCGCCCCGCACAACCGGGCCGCCGACCTCGCCGAGCCCACCTTCGACGGCGAGCGTGTCCGGCTGATCCCGCAGGTCCGCGCGGCGTTGGACAGCTTCGCCGAGACCGGCCTGCTCGCCGCCGGGATGGACGCGGCGGTCGGCGGTCTGCAACTGCCACACGCCGTCACCGCGGCCTGCTTCACCTGGTTCCAGGCCGCCAACGTGGCCACCTCGGCGTATCCGTTCCTCACCCTCGGCAACGCCAACCTGCTGCTGGCGCACGGCAGCGCCGAGCAGGTGGACACCTACGTCCGGCCCATGCTGGAGGGCCGGTTCTTCGGCACCATGTGCCTGTCCGAGCCGCACGCCGGCAGCTCACTGGCGGACATCACGACCCGGGCCCAGGAGCAGCCCGACGGCAGCTACCGGCTCTTCGGCACCAAGATGTGGATCTCCGGTGGCGACCACGAGCTGGCGGAGAACATCGTCCACCTGGTGCTGGCCCGGATTCCCGGCGGACCGCCCGGGGTCAAGGGCATCTCCCTGTTCATCGTCCCCAAGGTGCTGGTCGGCGCGGACGGGTCACTGGGTGACCGCAACGACGTGGTGCTGGCCGGGCTGAACCACAAGATGGGGTTCCGGGGAACCACGAACACCCTGCTCAGCTTCGGCGACGGTCGGCACACCCCGGGCGGCCGGGCCGGCGCGGTCGGGCACCTGGTCGGCGCGCCGCACCAGGGCCTGGCGCAGATGTTCCACATGATGAACGAGGCCCGGATCGCGGTCGGCGCCGGCGCCACCGCGCTGGGCTACACCGGCTACCTCAAGAGCCTGGCGTACGCCAGGGAGCGGCCACAGGGCCGCCCGGTCGATGCGAAGGACCCGAGCGCGGCGCAGGTGCCGATCATCGAACACCCCGACGTACGACGGATGCTGCTCGCGCAGAAGAGCTACGTGGAGGGGGCGCTGGCGCTGGTGCTCTACTGCGCGCGGCTGGTCGACGAGGAGAAGACCGCCGAGGCCGAGGCCGACCGCGAGCGCGCGCACCTGCTGCTGGACGTGCTCACCCCGATCGCCAAGAGTTGGCCGTCGCAGTGGTGCCTCGCCGCCAACGACCTGGCGATCCAGGTGCTCGGCGGCGCCGGCTACACCCGCGACCACGACGTGGAGCAGCACTACCGGGACAACCGGCTCAACCCTATCCACGAGGGCACCCACGGCATCCAGGCGCTGGATCTGCTGGGACGCAAGGTGACCATGCGGGGCGGCGCCGGTCTCGCCGTCCTGACCGAGACGATCGGCGACACTGTCGAGCGGGCCCGGCGGGCCGGGGGAGAGCCAGCCGACCTGGCCGACCGGCTGGCCGGGGCGGTGGAGCGGATCGTTTCGGTCACCCGTCGACTGTGGGCCGACGGCGACCCGGTGCTCGCGCTCGCCAACGCCAGCGCCTATCTGGAGGCCGTCGGGCACGTGGTGATCGCCTGGATGTGGTTGGAGCAGGTGCTGGCCCTGCCGGCGGAGGGCGGCGACGCGTTCCACGCCGGTAAGCGGCAGGCCGCACGCTACTTCTTCACCGTCGAGCTGCCCCGTACGGGACCCCAGTTCGACCTGCTGGACAGCCGGGATCGCACCACCCTCGACATGCGGCCGGACTGGTTCTGA
- a CDS encoding Xaa-Pro dipeptidyl-peptidase — MTTRARISAVLAGLLLVALAAVSVAPGPAAAQQAARHRPPAHVVGTQTVPVYSYADAIRESVWVETRADSDGDGARDRVAVDLVRPREAATAGVRVPVIMDASPYYLCCGRGNESELKTYDAAGVIAKAPLFYDNYFLPRGYAFAAVDLAGTARSTGCEDVGGPAEVGSAKAVVDWLNGRARAFTAAGEPVSAGWSTGQVGMIGKSWDGSVANGVAATGVPGLATIVPISAISSWYDYMRYQGNLRATDYPGYLHSYVNGRPDDACAGVLARLRADSADETGDYNEYWAQRDYRQSAGRVRASVFVAHGVNDLNVTTNQFARWWQELADQGVPRKLWLYQAGHEDPFDVRRAEWVAALHRWFDYWLQGLRNGVLSEPRVDLETAPGTWTTQRDWPAPGTRDVRIALGGGDGVTGALGPRGARPGEERSYVDESLTEAELVAEPSTARSGRLVFLSGVLTDPLRISGSPSLRLRVRVDRPTTELTARLVDYGTAERIRYDSSEGVRTLATESCWGASTAADDACYRDTEEITAVSDHAVLTRGWLDAAHHRSLRFTSPLLPDRWYTVTVPLNAYDAVLPAGHVLGLVLGQSDPEFTETDDRDATVRVDLGRSELTLPVTGRGGLPAVAAPPPVTTAPAEPSATRTTRDLRQVP; from the coding sequence ATGACCACCCGCGCCCGCATCTCCGCCGTCCTGGCCGGCCTCCTGCTCGTGGCGCTCGCCGCGGTGAGCGTCGCCCCCGGTCCCGCCGCCGCGCAGCAGGCCGCCCGGCACCGGCCGCCCGCGCACGTGGTGGGCACCCAGACCGTCCCCGTCTACTCCTACGCCGACGCCATCCGGGAGAGCGTCTGGGTGGAGACCCGCGCCGACTCCGACGGCGACGGGGCGCGTGACCGGGTGGCGGTGGACCTGGTCCGGCCCCGCGAGGCCGCCACCGCCGGAGTCCGGGTACCGGTCATCATGGACGCCTCGCCCTACTACCTCTGCTGCGGCCGGGGCAACGAGAGCGAACTCAAGACGTACGACGCGGCCGGTGTGATCGCGAAGGCGCCGCTCTTCTATGACAACTACTTCCTCCCACGCGGGTACGCTTTCGCGGCCGTCGACCTCGCCGGCACCGCGCGCTCCACCGGCTGCGAGGACGTCGGCGGCCCGGCGGAGGTGGGCAGCGCCAAGGCGGTGGTGGACTGGCTCAACGGGCGCGCCCGCGCGTTCACCGCCGCCGGAGAGCCGGTGAGCGCCGGCTGGAGCACCGGCCAGGTCGGCATGATCGGCAAGTCCTGGGACGGATCGGTCGCCAACGGCGTGGCCGCGACCGGCGTGCCGGGCCTGGCCACCATCGTGCCGATCTCCGCCATCTCCAGCTGGTACGACTACATGCGCTACCAGGGCAACCTGCGGGCCACCGACTATCCCGGCTACCTGCACTCGTACGTCAACGGCCGCCCCGACGACGCCTGCGCGGGCGTGCTGGCCCGGCTGCGGGCGGACAGCGCCGACGAGACCGGCGACTACAACGAGTACTGGGCGCAGCGCGACTACCGACAGTCGGCCGGGCGGGTGCGGGCCAGCGTGTTCGTGGCGCACGGCGTCAACGACCTCAACGTCACAACGAACCAGTTCGCCCGCTGGTGGCAGGAGTTGGCCGACCAGGGCGTACCCCGCAAGCTCTGGCTCTACCAGGCCGGCCACGAGGACCCGTTCGACGTCCGCCGGGCCGAGTGGGTGGCCGCCCTGCACCGCTGGTTCGACTACTGGTTGCAGGGGCTGCGCAACGGGGTGCTCAGCGAGCCACGGGTAGACCTGGAGACCGCGCCGGGCACCTGGACGACACAGCGCGACTGGCCGGCGCCCGGCACCCGCGACGTCCGGATCGCCCTCGGCGGCGGCGACGGCGTGACCGGCGCCCTCGGGCCACGGGGCGCGCGACCGGGAGAGGAGCGCTCCTACGTCGACGAGTCGTTGACCGAGGCCGAGCTGGTCGCCGAGCCGAGCACCGCGCGGTCCGGCCGGTTGGTCTTCCTCTCCGGCGTCCTGACCGACCCGCTGCGGATCTCCGGAAGCCCGTCGCTGCGGCTGCGGGTCCGGGTGGACCGACCCACCACCGAGCTGACCGCCCGGCTGGTGGACTACGGCACCGCCGAGCGGATCCGCTACGACAGCTCGGAGGGCGTGCGGACACTAGCGACCGAGTCGTGCTGGGGCGCCTCGACGGCCGCCGACGACGCCTGCTACCGGGACACCGAGGAGATCACCGCGGTCTCCGACCACGCGGTGCTGACGAGAGGGTGGCTCGACGCCGCGCACCACCGGTCGCTGCGGTTCACCAGCCCGCTGCTGCCGGACCGGTGGTACACGGTGACCGTTCCGCTGAACGCGTACGACGCGGTGCTGCCCGCCGGGCACGTGCTCGGCCTGGTGCTCGGCCAGAGCGACCCGGAGTTCACCGAGACCGACGACCGGGACGCCACGGTCCGTGTCGACCTCGGCCGCAGCGAGCTGACCCTTCCGGTCACCGGCCGTGGGGGACTGCCCGCCGTCGCGGCGCCGCCGCCGGTCACCACCGCGCCGGCCGAGCCGTCGGCCACCCGTACGACCCGCGACCTCCGGCAGGTGCCCTGA
- a CDS encoding MFS transporter, translating to MTATVPAVAPRPALHRDRRFRTFWIGETVSQFGDRISELALPLIAVTLLAATPAQVSLLTALIWLPNLLGLFLGAWVDQRTHKRRLLIIADLIRAAVLLSLPVAYALHAITLTQLYLVALLTGAGAVLFAMARQAFFVALVPRSAYVDANSKLSMSRSLSFIAGPAVGGGLVQALSAPVAILVDALSFLGSALLLGRIPVTEPPVPPRRTSTLGLVREGLALVVRHPVLRAALGCTSTVNFFTFISGALLVLYASRELDLSAGAIGVALGFGALGGLAGAALAPRISRAIGLGRTAMIGAVLFPAPLAATALVTGPTWTKVALLAAIELVSSVGVMLMDVNLNALLTAVTPDDARGRRAGAYSAVNYGIRPVGALVGGALATTIGLRPTLAVAGLGGVLAVLWLFASPVRHIRTLDEPVD from the coding sequence GTGACCGCCACCGTCCCCGCCGTCGCGCCCCGGCCGGCCCTGCACCGCGACCGGCGGTTCCGCACCTTCTGGATCGGCGAGACCGTCTCCCAGTTCGGCGACCGGATCAGCGAACTCGCCCTGCCGCTGATCGCGGTCACCCTGCTCGCCGCGACCCCGGCGCAGGTGAGCCTCCTCACCGCGCTGATCTGGCTGCCCAACCTGCTCGGTCTGTTCCTCGGCGCCTGGGTGGACCAGCGCACCCACAAGCGCCGACTCCTGATCATCGCGGACCTGATCCGCGCCGCGGTGCTGCTCAGCCTGCCGGTGGCCTACGCCCTGCACGCCATCACCCTCACCCAGCTCTACCTGGTGGCGCTGCTGACCGGAGCCGGTGCGGTGCTGTTCGCCATGGCCCGGCAGGCGTTCTTCGTGGCGCTGGTGCCGCGCTCGGCGTACGTGGACGCGAACAGCAAGCTGAGCATGAGCCGGTCGCTGTCCTTCATCGCCGGCCCGGCGGTCGGCGGCGGGCTGGTCCAGGCGCTCAGCGCGCCGGTCGCGATCCTCGTCGACGCGCTGTCCTTCCTCGGCTCCGCGCTGCTGCTCGGCCGCATCCCGGTGACCGAGCCGCCGGTTCCGCCGCGTCGGACGTCCACCCTCGGGCTGGTCCGTGAGGGGCTGGCCCTGGTGGTGCGGCACCCGGTGCTGCGCGCCGCCCTCGGCTGCACCAGCACCGTCAACTTCTTCACCTTCATCAGCGGCGCGCTGCTGGTGCTCTACGCCAGCCGGGAACTCGACCTGTCCGCCGGAGCGATCGGCGTCGCCCTCGGCTTCGGGGCGCTCGGCGGGCTCGCCGGGGCGGCGCTCGCCCCACGGATCTCGCGCGCCATCGGCCTGGGGCGCACCGCGATGATCGGAGCGGTGCTGTTTCCCGCGCCGCTCGCGGCGACCGCGCTGGTGACCGGACCGACGTGGACGAAGGTCGCGCTGCTGGCCGCCATCGAACTGGTCTCCAGCGTCGGGGTGATGCTGATGGACGTCAACCTGAACGCCCTCCTCACCGCCGTCACCCCCGACGACGCGCGGGGACGCCGCGCCGGCGCGTACAGCGCCGTGAACTACGGCATCCGGCCGGTCGGCGCACTGGTCGGGGGCGCCCTGGCCACCACCATCGGGCTGCGGCCCACCCTGGCCGTCGCCGGCCTGGGTGGCGTGCTCGCGGTGCTCTGGCTGTTCGCCTCGCCGGTGCGCCACATCCGGACCCTCGACGAACCGGTCGACTGA